One Proteiniborus sp. DW1 DNA segment encodes these proteins:
- the uvrB gene encoding excinuclease ABC subunit UvrB, producing the protein MNKFKIRSDFKPTGDQPKAIEKLVCGINNKLMHQTLLGVTGSGKTFTMANIIEKTQKPTLVIAHNKTLAAQLTSEFKEFFPDNAVEYFVSYYDYYQPEAYVPHTDTYIEKDASINDEIDKLRHSATAALFERRDVIIVASVSCIYGLGDPIDYENLVLSLRPGMIKDRDEILRKLIDIQYERNDINFVRGTFRVRGDVIEIFPASSNENAIRVELFGDEVERLTEVNALTGEIIGTRSHISIFPASHYATSPEKIERAIKSIEEELEERVKELIAEDKLLEAQRLKQRTMYDIEMLREMGFCQGIENYSRHISARPPGSKPYTLLDYFPDDFLMFIDESHVTIPQIRGMYAGDKSRKTTLVDYGFRLPSALDNRPLQFEEFEKHINQVIYVSATPGSYELEHSQQVVEQIIRPTGLLDPVIEVRPTRNQIDDLVKEINIRAERNERVLITTLTKKMSEDLTNYFKEIGIKVTYLHSDIKTIERMEIIRDLRMGKFDVLVGINLLREGLDLPEVSLVAILDADKEGFLRSETSMVQTIGRAARNADGKVIMYADSITNSMKRAIDETNRRRHIQIEYNKEHNIVPQTIKKGIRDVIEATKVAEDYDKYGYDKEKEINKDELIALIKNLEIEMFEAAENLQFERAAELRDKISELKGKL; encoded by the coding sequence ATGAATAAATTTAAAATCAGGTCTGATTTTAAGCCAACGGGAGATCAGCCCAAGGCTATCGAAAAGTTAGTTTGTGGAATAAACAACAAGCTTATGCATCAGACTCTTTTAGGAGTAACAGGCTCTGGAAAAACTTTTACAATGGCAAATATTATTGAAAAGACTCAAAAACCAACTCTAGTGATAGCCCATAATAAAACATTAGCAGCACAGCTTACCAGTGAATTCAAAGAGTTTTTCCCAGATAATGCTGTAGAATATTTTGTAAGCTATTATGATTATTACCAACCTGAGGCATATGTACCTCATACAGATACTTATATTGAAAAAGACGCATCTATAAATGACGAGATAGATAAGCTAAGACACTCAGCTACTGCTGCTTTATTCGAAAGAAGAGATGTTATAATAGTAGCCAGTGTTTCCTGTATATATGGTTTAGGAGACCCTATTGATTATGAAAACTTAGTTTTATCTCTAAGACCTGGCATGATAAAGGATAGAGATGAGATACTAAGAAAGCTTATAGATATACAGTATGAAAGGAACGATATTAATTTTGTAAGGGGGACCTTTAGAGTCAGAGGAGATGTCATAGAAATATTTCCCGCATCTTCTAACGAAAATGCTATTCGAGTTGAACTATTTGGAGACGAAGTAGAGAGATTAACTGAGGTCAACGCACTAACAGGAGAAATAATCGGGACAAGAAGTCATATCTCTATATTTCCTGCTTCACACTATGCTACTAGTCCTGAGAAAATAGAGAGAGCAATTAAAAGTATAGAAGAGGAGTTAGAAGAAAGAGTAAAAGAATTGATAGCAGAAGATAAGCTTCTAGAAGCTCAGAGACTAAAGCAAAGAACAATGTACGATATTGAGATGCTAAGAGAAATGGGATTTTGTCAAGGTATAGAAAATTACTCAAGACACATTAGCGCTAGACCACCTGGAAGCAAGCCATATACATTGTTAGACTATTTTCCAGATGATTTTCTAATGTTTATAGATGAGTCGCATGTAACTATACCTCAAATCAGAGGAATGTATGCAGGAGATAAATCTCGAAAGACTACATTAGTTGATTATGGATTTAGACTTCCATCAGCACTAGACAATAGACCTCTTCAATTTGAAGAATTTGAAAAGCATATTAATCAGGTTATATATGTAAGTGCTACTCCTGGTTCTTATGAGTTGGAGCATTCTCAACAAGTTGTAGAGCAAATTATCAGACCTACAGGACTATTGGATCCAGTGATTGAAGTTAGACCTACTAGAAATCAAATAGACGACCTAGTTAAAGAGATAAATATTAGAGCAGAGCGTAATGAAAGAGTTTTAATTACTACCCTTACTAAAAAAATGTCTGAAGATTTAACAAACTATTTTAAAGAAATAGGGATAAAGGTAACTTATTTGCATTCAGATATTAAGACTATTGAAAGAATGGAAATAATCAGGGATCTTAGAATGGGTAAGTTCGACGTTTTAGTAGGTATTAACCTGTTAAGAGAAGGATTAGACTTACCTGAGGTTTCATTAGTGGCCATATTAGATGCTGATAAGGAAGGATTCTTAAGATCTGAAACATCAATGGTACAGACAATAGGTAGAGCAGCTAGAAATGCAGATGGTAAGGTTATAATGTATGCTGATAGCATCACTAATTCAATGAAAAGAGCTATAGATGAAACTAATAGAAGAAGACATATACAAATCGAGTATAACAAAGAACATAATATCGTCCCTCAAACTATTAAAAAAGGAATTAGAGATGTTATAGAGGCCACTAAGGTTGCAGAAGACTATGACAAATATGGATATGACAAGGAAAAAGAAATTAATAAGGATGAACTAATAGCTCTGATTAAAAACCTAGAGATAGAAATGTTTGAGGCAGCAGAGAATTTACAATTTGAAAGAGCAGCTGAATTAAGAGATAAAATCAGTGAGTTAAAGGGTAAACTGTAA
- a CDS encoding DUF188 domain-containing protein — protein MKIIIDADGCPVVELTIKIAKEYKIGVTIVKNYAHEIYDDYATVITVDLAPDSVDYYIVNITEKNDIVVTQDYGLAAMVLSKLGICINQNGLIISNDNIDELLRRRHFHSELRRKHKYYTKAKKRESDNNIEFERNLRTLIEKNMKML, from the coding sequence ATGAAAATAATTATAGATGCTGATGGCTGTCCTGTAGTAGAGTTAACCATTAAAATAGCTAAAGAATATAAGATAGGAGTCACTATAGTAAAAAACTATGCCCACGAAATCTACGATGACTATGCCACTGTAATCACTGTAGACCTAGCTCCAGATAGTGTTGATTATTATATAGTCAATATTACTGAAAAAAATGATATAGTAGTGACTCAAGATTATGGTCTTGCAGCTATGGTTTTGTCAAAGCTTGGAATATGCATCAATCAAAATGGACTTATTATATCTAATGATAATATTGATGAGCTTTTGAGAAGAAGGCATTTTCACAGCGAGTTACGACGAAAACATAAGTACTATACTAAAGCTAAAAAAAGAGAGTCTGATAATAATATTGAGTTTGAAAGGAATTTAAGGACTTTAATCGAGAAGAATATGAAAATGTTATAA
- a CDS encoding ABC transporter ATP-binding protein, which yields MKDLLLKRKSKFILYVIACFLPVIDTLLRNVSIALLIGSIERGDIDYFLKVLALSIFFTIFGVVLYVISRFMRISYMRDTILDVRINAFDRILKYSYKNFSKKSKDVYISNLVNDINIFEQNFFLRLINTIFQGGWYLVSLIILFFLDFKFASGIFAVSIIMFFISKSFESKTVRLQEEVSENNENFTTNISNTFNGLEILKLNNIEDKFLYNTLKAIDKVEKKKLYYTVFTDGQRSFTNFLGFGIFVGIILYCINLVLQGASFTKITLMIQLSNGCIWPIVQILPWFNELKASAKIYDKITRDDEEKVSDIVKEKEFKFESKLEVSNLEFNYDNKEVFKGASFTIEKGKKYLLKGASGAGKSTLINLLSMVNDDYKGKIALDGIDYREINEKSFNDNIAFIYQDVFLFEDTIYNNIALFKEIPEEKILKAAEGAGLSEFLKERAEGLQEKLMENGKNLSGGQRQRISIARALAKGANILFVDEATSSLNEELGRAIENTLLSLDSTVIAISHRYYEGLSEKYDYVLEVKDGQVYQHNSQEYFNMEAMAI from the coding sequence ATGAAGGATTTGCTATTAAAAAGAAAAAGTAAGTTTATTTTGTACGTCATAGCTTGCTTTCTACCAGTAATAGATACCTTGTTAAGAAATGTCTCCATAGCACTACTAATTGGAAGTATAGAAAGAGGAGATATTGATTACTTTTTAAAAGTCCTTGCACTTTCAATCTTTTTTACTATCTTTGGTGTTGTGCTCTATGTTATATCTAGATTCATGAGAATCAGCTATATGAGAGATACAATCTTAGACGTAAGAATAAATGCTTTCGACAGAATTTTAAAATATTCATATAAGAATTTTAGTAAAAAATCTAAAGATGTATACATATCAAATCTTGTAAATGACATCAATATTTTTGAACAAAACTTCTTTCTAAGGCTAATAAATACAATTTTTCAAGGTGGATGGTATCTTGTATCTTTAATAATACTATTTTTCTTGGATTTTAAGTTCGCATCAGGAATTTTTGCTGTATCTATAATAATGTTTTTCATAAGTAAATCCTTTGAAAGTAAGACTGTAAGATTGCAGGAAGAAGTTTCTGAAAATAATGAAAATTTTACTACAAATATTTCTAATACTTTTAATGGACTTGAAATATTAAAGCTAAACAATATAGAAGACAAGTTTCTATATAATACTCTAAAAGCCATAGATAAGGTAGAGAAAAAGAAGCTTTATTATACTGTATTTACTGATGGACAGAGAAGCTTTACTAACTTTCTTGGCTTTGGAATATTTGTTGGTATAATACTGTATTGTATTAATTTAGTTTTGCAAGGGGCATCTTTTACTAAGATAACATTGATGATACAATTATCTAACGGTTGTATATGGCCTATAGTTCAAATCCTTCCTTGGTTTAATGAATTAAAGGCTTCAGCTAAAATATACGATAAGATTACTAGGGATGATGAAGAAAAGGTTTCAGATATAGTGAAAGAAAAAGAATTTAAGTTTGAATCAAAATTAGAAGTAAGCAATCTAGAGTTTAACTATGACAACAAAGAAGTTTTTAAGGGGGCATCCTTTACTATTGAGAAGGGAAAAAAATATCTGCTTAAAGGTGCTAGTGGAGCTGGAAAATCAACTTTAATTAACCTTCTTTCAATGGTCAATGATGACTACAAAGGAAAGATAGCTTTAGACGGCATAGATTATAGAGAGATTAACGAAAAAAGCTTCAACGACAATATAGCTTTTATCTATCAAGATGTGTTTTTATTTGAAGATACTATTTACAATAATATTGCATTATTCAAGGAAATACCGGAAGAAAAAATATTAAAGGCTGCTGAAGGAGCTGGATTATCAGAGTTTCTTAAAGAAAGAGCAGAAGGATTACAGGAAAAACTAATGGAAAATGGTAAGAATCTCTCCGGTGGTCAAAGACAGAGAATATCTATAGCTAGAGCATTGGCAAAAGGTGCTAATATTTTATTTGTAGATGAAGCTACATCAAGCTTAAATGAAGAACTAGGTAGAGCCATAGAGAATACACTTTTATCCTTAGATAGTACAGTTATTGCCATCTCTCATAGATACTATGAAGGGCTTAGTGAAAAATATGATTATGTACTTGAGGTAAAAGACGGTCAAGTATATCAACATAATAGTCAGGAGTACTTTAACATGGAGGCGATGGCTATATGA
- the uvrA gene encoding excinuclease ABC subunit UvrA encodes MLKDKIIIRGAKENNLKNINIELPRNKFIVLTGLSGSGKSSLAFDTIYAEGQRRYVESLSAYARQFLGQMEKPDVEYIEGLSPAISIDQKTTSKNPRSTVGTVTEIYDYLRLLYARIGTPHCYKCGKEIASQSIDQMVDQIMSLEERTKLQLLAPIIRGRKGEHQKVLESIRKEGFVRVRIDGEMMELSDDIKLEKTKKHTIEVIVDRIVVKEGIEKRLTDSLETALKLSDGLVIVDVLEKEELLFSQKLSCPDCGVGIEELAPRMFSFNSPFGMCPTCNGLGSHMKIDPELIIPNKNISINQGAIAPYANSSDDTYYIKMFRAIAEYYKFDLDAPIGEAPKELIDDILYGTGERELEFEFDSRFGGWKTFKAAFEGVIPNFERRYSETNSDYMKDKIEEYMSIIPCPDCNGNRLRPEILAVTVGGLNISEFTDMSVRQAIDFVNELKLTEMQEKIANQILKEIKERLNFLVDVGLDYLTLSRNAGTLSGGEAQRIRLATQIGSSLVGVLYVLDEPSIGLHQRDNDKLLKALRNLTDLGNTLIVVEHDEDTMYCADHIVDIGPGAGVHGGYIIAEGTIDDIKKCEESITGQYLSGKKKIEVPKERRKLNGKWIEIKGASENNLKNIDVKIPLGVFTSITGVSGSGKSTLVNEILYKSLAQELYRSKDKPGKHKKILGIEHIDKIIEIDQSPIGRTPRSNPATYTGVFDQIRDLFAMTPEAKARGYSKGRFSFNVKGGRCEACKGDGILKIEMHFLPDVYVPCEVCKGKRYNRETLQVKYKGKTISDILDMTVEEALEFFDSIPSIKRKIETMYEVGLGYIKLGQPSTQLSGGEAQRVKLATELSKRSTGKTLYILDEPTTGLHIADIHKLIKVLNKLVDAGNAVLVIEHNLDVIKTSDYIIDLGPEGGDKGGTIVAQGTPEEICSVEESYTGQFLKKMLEK; translated from the coding sequence ATGTTAAAAGATAAAATAATAATAAGAGGAGCTAAAGAAAACAACTTAAAAAATATAAATATAGAGCTTCCAAGGAATAAATTCATTGTACTAACAGGTTTAAGTGGTTCAGGAAAGTCCTCCTTAGCATTTGATACCATATACGCAGAGGGACAAAGAAGATATGTAGAAAGTCTTTCTGCTTATGCAAGACAGTTTTTAGGACAAATGGAAAAGCCAGATGTAGAATATATAGAAGGACTGTCGCCTGCTATATCAATAGACCAAAAGACAACAAGCAAAAACCCTAGATCTACAGTTGGTACAGTAACAGAAATTTATGACTACCTAAGGCTTCTATATGCTAGAATAGGTACTCCTCACTGTTATAAATGCGGAAAAGAGATTGCGTCCCAATCAATAGACCAGATGGTAGATCAAATAATGTCACTAGAAGAAAGAACAAAACTTCAATTACTTGCTCCGATTATTAGAGGACGTAAGGGAGAGCATCAAAAAGTACTTGAAAGTATTAGAAAAGAGGGCTTTGTCAGAGTTAGAATAGATGGAGAAATGATGGAGTTAAGTGATGACATAAAGCTTGAAAAAACTAAAAAACACACAATAGAAGTAATAGTAGATAGAATAGTAGTCAAGGAAGGAATAGAGAAGAGACTAACAGATTCCTTAGAAACAGCCTTAAAGCTTTCAGATGGACTTGTTATAGTAGATGTACTGGAAAAAGAAGAACTACTATTTAGTCAAAAGCTTTCATGTCCTGACTGTGGTGTAGGAATAGAAGAATTGGCACCAAGAATGTTTTCATTCAATAGCCCTTTTGGAATGTGTCCTACTTGTAATGGACTAGGAAGTCACATGAAAATAGATCCTGAGCTCATTATTCCTAACAAAAATATATCTATAAATCAGGGTGCCATAGCCCCTTATGCAAATTCTTCTGATGACACATATTATATAAAAATGTTTAGAGCTATTGCAGAATACTATAAATTTGATTTAGATGCACCTATTGGAGAGGCACCAAAAGAATTAATAGATGATATACTCTACGGCACAGGAGAAAGAGAACTAGAATTTGAATTTGATAGCAGATTTGGAGGGTGGAAAACCTTTAAGGCGGCTTTTGAAGGTGTAATACCTAATTTCGAAAGAAGATATAGCGAAACAAACTCTGATTATATGAAGGATAAAATAGAAGAATATATGAGTATCATCCCATGTCCTGATTGCAATGGGAATAGATTAAGGCCAGAGATACTTGCAGTTACTGTAGGAGGACTTAACATATCTGAGTTTACAGATATGTCAGTAAGACAGGCAATAGATTTTGTAAATGAATTAAAGCTTACTGAAATGCAAGAGAAAATAGCTAATCAGATACTTAAAGAGATAAAAGAAAGACTAAACTTTCTTGTAGATGTTGGACTAGATTATCTTACACTGTCAAGAAATGCCGGGACTCTTTCAGGAGGAGAGGCACAGAGAATTAGACTAGCTACTCAGATAGGTTCAAGTTTGGTAGGTGTACTATATGTATTAGATGAACCAAGCATCGGGCTTCATCAAAGAGACAATGATAAGCTATTAAAAGCTCTTAGAAATTTAACTGACTTAGGTAATACTCTAATAGTAGTCGAGCATGACGAGGATACTATGTATTGTGCTGATCATATAGTAGATATAGGACCAGGTGCAGGTGTTCATGGTGGATATATAATAGCAGAAGGAACTATTGACGATATTAAAAAATGTGAAGAGTCTATTACTGGACAATATTTAAGCGGCAAAAAGAAAATAGAGGTTCCAAAGGAAAGAAGAAAGCTTAATGGTAAATGGATTGAAATAAAAGGTGCCTCAGAAAACAATTTGAAAAATATAGATGTTAAGATACCTCTTGGAGTATTCACATCTATTACTGGTGTTTCTGGATCAGGGAAAAGTACTTTAGTAAATGAAATACTTTATAAAAGCTTGGCACAGGAATTGTATAGATCTAAAGACAAACCTGGAAAGCATAAAAAAATTCTTGGAATTGAACATATAGATAAGATTATTGAAATTGACCAATCACCTATAGGAAGAACTCCAAGATCGAATCCTGCAACATATACAGGAGTGTTTGACCAGATTAGAGACTTATTTGCTATGACTCCTGAGGCAAAAGCAAGAGGATATAGCAAAGGAAGGTTTAGCTTTAATGTAAAAGGAGGAAGATGTGAAGCTTGTAAGGGAGACGGTATATTAAAAATTGAAATGCACTTCCTTCCAGATGTGTATGTTCCTTGTGAGGTATGCAAGGGCAAGAGATACAATAGAGAAACCCTACAAGTTAAATATAAAGGCAAAACTATCTCTGATATTTTAGATATGACAGTGGAGGAGGCCTTAGAATTCTTTGATAGTATACCAAGCATAAAGAGAAAAATAGAAACTATGTATGAAGTTGGATTAGGCTATATTAAGCTAGGGCAACCTTCAACACAACTTTCAGGTGGAGAAGCACAAAGAGTAAAGTTAGCTACTGAGCTTAGCAAGAGAAGTACAGGAAAGACATTATATATTCTTGATGAACCTACAACAGGACTTCATATAGCAGATATACACAAGCTTATAAAGGTGTTAAATAAATTAGTAGATGCTGGAAATGCTGTATTAGTTATAGAGCATAATCTAGATGTTATAAAGACATCTGACTATATAATTGACCTAGGACCTGAAGGAGGAGACAAGGGTGGAACTATAGTAGCTCAAGGAACACCTGAGGAGATATGCAGTGTTGAGGAGTCCTATACTGGACAATTTCTTAAAAAAATGCTAGAAAAATAA
- a CDS encoding copper amine oxidase N-terminal domain-containing protein, with protein sequence MKKALLILFIGIILLLSATSFAGGYFKRIDVLINGTRIEVNGEIIETDTEPFIYNNRTFVPIRAVAEGIGCEVKWDNSANKVIINKYKDFPECDYLNGEKFVYGMITKIDHKNRTIEIEQHIDDNSIEITPILTVKDDAIIILQRNDKVMNIEFEDLKCGDVLGAVIDKNGMVRGIIMFI encoded by the coding sequence ATGAAAAAGGCTTTATTAATTTTATTCATAGGTATAATTCTACTATTATCAGCTACCTCCTTTGCAGGAGGATATTTCAAAAGAATTGACGTACTAATTAATGGGACAAGAATAGAAGTAAATGGAGAGATAATTGAAACAGATACAGAACCATTTATTTATAATAACAGAACCTTTGTACCAATTAGGGCAGTAGCAGAAGGCATAGGATGCGAAGTTAAATGGGATAATAGTGCAAATAAGGTTATCATAAATAAGTATAAGGATTTTCCAGAGTGTGATTATTTAAATGGAGAAAAGTTTGTATATGGAATGATAACTAAGATAGACCATAAAAATAGAACCATAGAAATAGAGCAGCACATAGACGACAACTCCATAGAAATCACTCCAATACTAACTGTAAAAGATGATGCAATAATAATTCTTCAAAGAAATGACAAAGTCATGAATATTGAATTTGAGGATTTAAAGTGTGGAGATGTTTTAGGTGCAGTTATTGATAAGAATGGAATGGTTAGAGGGATAATAATGTTCATATAA
- a CDS encoding ABC transporter ATP-binding protein gives MKKSIFKAIPYLILVTIIALVCAVLEGALSISMMKTIDIAVSGNMDSFKSEAIKLIILALSILPASILLSFGKGLYKRKAILSAKINFVSRVFKKNINEFQRDNNAKYVSALTNDVNTIETNYIDGIYEVILGIIYSIVSVGVIAYVSPVALGIGTGIGVISTLLSILIGRPMQKHHNQRSELYEGYTSYIKEVLSAFHIIKSNNLTDKVKSDFYNKSHSIQQKGYIIDKIYTYISALQNLNMILALMALLGISAYMAIKGSLTLGGVILIINNMEKIIVPIMRFGEWMPKIFATKKLFSKIEDTLTNQDNYEETISLESFNDSIEFSNVTFGYEDEDILQNISLSLKKGEKYLVIGPSGGGKSTLLKLLRKYFSPKSGEILIDNQNLKDIIKTSYFRHISNIEQNVFLFEDTLKNNITLYKDFSDEEINTAIENAGLKSFIEALPQGLDTIIYDNGKNISGGEKSRVAIARGLLQKADIIFLDEAFASLDSKIAKEIENTILNLEGITVVNVSHVIFEESKKKYDNVFVVKNKGVYSV, from the coding sequence ATGAAGAAATCAATATTTAAAGCAATTCCATATCTAATATTAGTTACTATTATTGCCTTAGTATGTGCTGTACTAGAAGGTGCTTTATCTATTTCAATGATGAAGACTATTGATATAGCTGTATCTGGTAATATGGATTCATTTAAAAGTGAAGCAATAAAGCTCATAATTCTTGCATTGTCAATATTGCCTGCTAGTATTCTATTATCCTTTGGAAAAGGACTTTATAAAAGAAAGGCTATATTGTCAGCAAAAATTAATTTTGTTAGTAGAGTATTTAAGAAAAACATCAATGAGTTTCAAAGAGATAATAATGCAAAGTATGTGTCTGCCTTAACTAATGATGTAAATACTATTGAAACTAATTATATAGATGGAATATATGAGGTTATACTGGGAATTATATACTCCATAGTTAGTGTTGGAGTTATCGCATATGTTAGCCCAGTTGCACTTGGAATCGGAACTGGTATAGGTGTTATCAGTACTCTACTTTCTATTTTAATAGGTAGGCCTATGCAAAAGCACCATAATCAGAGAAGCGAGCTTTATGAGGGTTATACCTCTTATATTAAAGAGGTTCTAAGCGCCTTTCATATAATCAAATCTAATAACTTAACTGATAAAGTAAAGAGTGATTTTTATAACAAAAGCCATAGTATTCAACAAAAAGGATATATTATTGACAAAATATATACCTATATCAGTGCCCTACAAAATCTTAATATGATACTTGCTCTTATGGCTCTACTTGGTATATCAGCTTATATGGCCATAAAGGGAAGCCTCACTTTAGGAGGAGTTATACTAATTATCAACAATATGGAAAAAATCATTGTACCTATAATGAGGTTTGGAGAATGGATGCCTAAGATATTTGCAACTAAGAAGTTATTCTCAAAGATTGAGGATACTCTTACAAATCAAGATAATTATGAAGAAACTATTTCTTTAGAAAGCTTCAATGATTCAATTGAGTTTAGTAACGTAACTTTTGGATATGAAGATGAAGATATCTTACAAAATATTAGTCTATCTCTGAAAAAAGGCGAAAAATATTTAGTAATAGGACCTAGTGGTGGTGGAAAATCTACACTATTAAAGCTATTAAGAAAATACTTCTCACCTAAGAGTGGAGAAATATTAATAGACAATCAAAATCTTAAGGATATTATTAAAACAAGCTATTTTAGACATATATCAAATATAGAACAAAATGTGTTCCTATTTGAAGATACTTTAAAAAATAATATTACTTTATATAAAGATTTTTCAGATGAGGAAATAAATACTGCTATTGAAAACGCAGGATTAAAAAGCTTTATTGAAGCTCTTCCCCAAGGATTAGATACTATAATTTATGATAATGGTAAGAATATCTCTGGTGGTGAAAAGAGCAGAGTCGCCATAGCTAGAGGGCTTCTTCAAAAAGCAGATATTATCTTTTTAGATGAAGCCTTCGCAAGCTTAGACTCTAAAATTGCCAAGGAAATAGAAAATACTATTCTCAATCTAGAGGGAATAACAGTAGTAAATGTAAGCCATGTAATATTTGAAGAGTCAAAGAAAAAGTATGATAATGTGTTTGTTGTTAAAAATAAAGGAGTTTACTCAGTTTAG